The Streptomyces phaeolivaceus genome has a window encoding:
- a CDS encoding MbtH family protein, which translates to MSSDETYLVVMNHEEQYSIWAADREMPAGWRAEGTSGTREACLDHIERVWTDMRPLSLRRRMADERVAESGGR; encoded by the coding sequence ATGTCGTCCGACGAGACGTATCTGGTCGTGATGAACCACGAGGAGCAGTACTCCATCTGGGCAGCCGACCGGGAGATGCCGGCCGGCTGGCGCGCCGAGGGCACCTCGGGGACCCGGGAGGCCTGCCTCGACCACATCGAGCGCGTCTGGACAGACATGCGCCCCCTGAGCCTGCGCCGGCGCATGGCCGACGAGCGCGTTGCCGAGTCAGGTGGGCGATGA
- a CDS encoding DegT/DnrJ/EryC1/StrS family aminotransferase, whose product MTQHVWGYLPEYEKERADIIDAVETVFSSGQLVLGESVRSFEREFAAYHGAAHCVGVDNGTNAIVLGLRALGIGPGDEVITVSNTAAPTVVAINAVGATPVFVDVDPATYLMEVDQVAAAITPRTRCLLPVHLYGQCVDMAPLEALAAKHDLVILEDCAQAHGARHHGRIAGSMGKAAAFSFYPTKVLGAFGDAGATVTSDAGIDANLRRLRFYGMEERYFVIETPSYNSRLDEVQAEILRRKLTRLDDYVGRRRAIAARYAEAFAGTDLVTPATAPGNEHVYYVYVVRHPRRNQIIEALKAHDIVLNISYPWPVHTQKGFAYLGYPEGSLPVTSRVADEIFSLPMYPSLTDGEQDRVIDKVRDVLAKL is encoded by the coding sequence ATGACCCAGCACGTGTGGGGTTATCTGCCAGAGTACGAGAAGGAGCGCGCGGACATCATCGACGCCGTGGAAACGGTGTTCAGCTCCGGGCAGTTGGTGCTCGGTGAGAGTGTCCGCTCCTTCGAGCGGGAGTTCGCCGCCTATCACGGCGCCGCGCATTGCGTCGGTGTCGACAATGGCACGAATGCCATCGTGCTCGGCCTGCGTGCCCTGGGTATCGGCCCGGGCGACGAGGTGATCACGGTCTCGAACACGGCGGCGCCCACCGTCGTGGCGATCAACGCCGTCGGCGCGACGCCGGTGTTCGTCGATGTCGACCCGGCGACCTACCTCATGGAGGTCGACCAGGTGGCCGCCGCGATCACCCCGCGGACCCGCTGCCTGCTACCGGTCCACCTCTACGGCCAGTGCGTGGACATGGCGCCGCTGGAGGCCCTGGCGGCCAAGCACGACCTGGTCATTCTCGAGGACTGCGCCCAGGCGCACGGCGCTCGCCACCACGGCCGCATCGCCGGCTCGATGGGCAAGGCGGCGGCATTCTCGTTCTACCCGACCAAGGTACTGGGAGCCTTCGGTGACGCCGGTGCCACGGTGACCAGCGACGCCGGGATCGACGCGAACCTGCGCCGGCTGCGCTTCTACGGCATGGAGGAGCGGTACTTCGTCATCGAGACGCCGAGCTACAACAGCCGGCTCGACGAGGTGCAGGCCGAGATCCTCCGCCGCAAACTGACGCGGCTCGACGACTACGTCGGGCGACGGCGGGCCATCGCCGCACGGTACGCGGAGGCTTTCGCGGGTACCGACCTCGTCACGCCGGCCACGGCGCCCGGCAACGAGCACGTGTACTACGTCTACGTGGTGCGCCACCCCCGGCGGAACCAGATCATCGAAGCGCTCAAGGCCCACGACATCGTGCTGAACATCAGCTATCCGTGGCCGGTGCACACGCAGAAGGGCTTCGCGTACCTCGGCTATCCGGAGGGTTCCCTTCCGGTGACCAGCCGGGTGGCCGACGAGATCTTCTCCCTGCCCATGTACCCGTCACTGACGGACGGTGAGCAGGATCGTGTCATCGACAAGGTGCGCGACGTCCTGGCAAAACTTTGA
- the sbnB gene encoding 2,3-diaminopropionate biosynthesis protein SbnB has translation MLILRRSDVTSILDRSHEDVIRTVRDAYVAHARKQTSVPQSVFLRFPDDARNRIIALPAYVGGERPVAGVKWIASFPGNVARGAERASAAILLNSMTDGQPVALVEGSVISARRTAAGAALAAATLTEAAGSAARTGVSLIGCGVINHEVLSFLRVQLPELNRVTLFDLDAERTRAFGATVRATWPGLTVETADSIDAAFAAHRIVSLATTASTPHITTDACRPGTVVLHLSLRDLTPASLLTATNVVDDADHVCRASTSLDLAEQMVGDRQFIAAEIGDVLAGAATAPHDPDGVTVFSPFGLGALDAALAAHVVDTAEALGMGIELRDFTTDRSGTGA, from the coding sequence GTGCTGATTCTCCGCCGCAGCGACGTCACCTCCATCTTGGACCGATCGCACGAGGACGTGATCCGAACCGTCCGGGACGCCTACGTCGCCCACGCACGGAAGCAGACGTCGGTGCCACAGTCGGTCTTCCTGCGGTTCCCCGACGACGCACGGAACCGGATCATCGCGCTGCCCGCCTACGTCGGCGGCGAGCGCCCGGTCGCCGGCGTCAAGTGGATCGCGTCGTTCCCCGGCAACGTCGCACGGGGGGCAGAGCGTGCCTCCGCGGCCATCCTGCTCAACTCGATGACGGACGGGCAGCCGGTGGCCCTGGTCGAGGGCTCGGTCATCTCCGCCCGCCGTACGGCGGCCGGCGCCGCACTGGCCGCCGCGACGCTCACCGAGGCGGCAGGATCAGCCGCCCGCACAGGTGTCTCCCTCATCGGCTGCGGAGTGATCAACCACGAGGTGCTGAGCTTCCTCCGGGTGCAGTTGCCGGAGCTGAACCGGGTCACGCTCTTCGACCTCGACGCGGAGCGGACACGGGCCTTCGGGGCCACGGTGCGGGCGACCTGGCCCGGGCTGACGGTCGAGACCGCCGACAGCATCGACGCCGCGTTCGCCGCGCACCGGATCGTCTCCCTGGCCACCACCGCGAGCACGCCGCACATCACAACGGACGCCTGCCGTCCGGGCACGGTCGTCCTGCACCTGTCGTTGCGCGACCTGACTCCCGCATCCCTCCTCACCGCCACCAACGTCGTCGACGACGCCGACCATGTCTGCCGCGCCTCCACCTCGCTCGACCTGGCCGAACAGATGGTCGGCGATCGACAGTTCATCGCCGCGGAGATCGGCGACGTGCTGGCCGGGGCGGCGACGGCACCGCACGACCCCGACGGCGTCACCGTCTTCTCACCGTTCGGCCTGGGGGCCCTCGACGCCGCGTTGGCCGCCCACGTGGTCGACACGGCCGAGGCTCTCGGCATGGGCATCGAGCTGCGGGACTTCACAACCGACCGCAGCGGCACCGGCGCCTGA
- the sbnA gene encoding 2,3-diaminopropionate biosynthesis protein SbnA, whose translation MPHLSTTEGILSAVGGTPLVRLSRLFPDSPARFHAKLEGLNPGGSGKDRAATGMVVGAMEIGRLVPGKSTVIESSSGNLGIGLAQVCRLYGIRFVCVVDPKTTAQNISILRAYGAEVDVVTTPDNAQGDFLSARIRRVRELLHDIPHSFWPDQYANELNAKAQTRVMQEITEQLDGSVDHLLVATGSCGTINGCVQYITEHGLATRVVAVDAEGSAIFGQPGCSRLVPGHGAAIRPGLHYDGIAHSVMRMTDQDCVVGCRRLAGVEAILAGGSSGALVSAAARLADELPDGANCVLVLPDRGERYLDTIYSDAWVEAHFGDIRYLWKEQAEC comes from the coding sequence ATGCCGCACTTGAGCACCACTGAGGGAATCCTTTCTGCCGTCGGCGGTACTCCGCTGGTACGGCTGAGCCGTCTCTTCCCGGACTCTCCCGCCCGCTTCCACGCCAAGCTGGAGGGACTGAATCCCGGCGGCAGCGGCAAGGACCGGGCGGCCACCGGCATGGTGGTGGGTGCCATGGAGATCGGCCGGCTCGTACCCGGCAAGTCGACGGTGATCGAGTCGAGTTCGGGAAATCTCGGCATCGGACTCGCACAGGTGTGCAGACTGTATGGCATCCGGTTCGTTTGTGTGGTCGACCCGAAGACGACCGCACAGAACATCAGCATCCTCCGCGCCTACGGCGCCGAGGTCGACGTCGTCACCACGCCGGACAACGCCCAGGGGGACTTCCTCTCCGCGCGCATCCGACGGGTGCGCGAGTTGCTGCACGACATCCCGCACTCGTTCTGGCCCGACCAGTACGCGAACGAGCTCAACGCGAAGGCCCAGACGCGGGTCATGCAGGAGATCACCGAGCAACTGGACGGCTCCGTCGACCACCTCCTCGTGGCGACGGGCAGCTGCGGGACGATCAATGGCTGCGTGCAGTACATCACCGAGCACGGGCTAGCGACCCGCGTCGTGGCGGTGGACGCCGAGGGCAGTGCCATCTTCGGGCAGCCGGGCTGCTCCCGGCTCGTCCCCGGCCACGGCGCGGCGATCAGGCCGGGACTGCACTACGACGGAATCGCCCATTCCGTCATGCGTATGACCGACCAGGACTGTGTGGTCGGCTGCCGGCGACTGGCGGGAGTCGAGGCGATCCTGGCCGGGGGCTCGTCCGGGGCGCTTGTCAGCGCGGCCGCCCGGCTCGCCGATGAACTACCGGACGGCGCCAACTGCGTGCTGGTGCTGCCGGACCGGGGCGAGCGCTACCTGGACACCATCTACTCCGACGCGTGGGTCGAAGCGCACTTCGGTGACATCCGATATCTCTGGAAGGAGCAGGCAGAGTGCTGA
- a CDS encoding GNAT family N-acetyltransferase, which yields MLFPHTGSRQVELRPAGATDATQAYEILFRLGAAGLPVIDSYVRSFGEGLSACFLVHHKGTGEVVGLSTLSSPTSAGHLRMEVHLSTESAEELTRDVHALTANFAFAMWRTRKVYLHRSSPDVAAIGFDDEFAPLVRAEAVLPDHTYFHGRLWDVHVFAIHREDWDIQGVDLLKQIV from the coding sequence ATGCTGTTCCCCCATACCGGGTCCAGGCAGGTCGAGCTGCGCCCGGCAGGTGCGACGGACGCGACGCAGGCGTACGAGATCCTGTTCCGGCTCGGTGCCGCCGGGCTACCCGTGATCGACTCCTATGTGCGCTCATTCGGTGAAGGCCTGTCGGCATGCTTCCTGGTCCACCACAAGGGCACAGGCGAGGTCGTCGGGCTCAGCACTCTTTCCAGCCCGACGTCGGCCGGTCACCTGCGGATGGAGGTCCATCTGTCCACGGAGTCGGCCGAAGAGCTCACCCGTGACGTGCACGCGCTGACCGCCAACTTCGCCTTCGCGATGTGGCGCACGCGCAAGGTGTATCTTCACCGCAGCTCCCCGGACGTCGCCGCCATCGGCTTCGATGACGAGTTCGCGCCCCTCGTCCGCGCCGAGGCCGTGCTTCCCGATCACACCTATTTCCACGGCCGGCTGTGGGACGTCCATGTCTTCGCGATCCACCGCGAGGACTGGGACATCCAGGGTGTCGATCTCCTGAAGCAGATCGTCTGA